A genomic segment from Sparus aurata chromosome 10, fSpaAur1.1, whole genome shotgun sequence encodes:
- the LOC115590619 gene encoding uncharacterized protein LOC115590619 translates to MNENGDESTEKPKNPVTSAGASDPSAAPPAAGGTTAKPGEIAKGAGPQTGSGDKELPKSEKRLLWILLPGAVFVAAAAIFLKFKCKKIHDHTETIDTGTENASFQSRPESTKDGVMLLGVKSSGGEENAAAR, encoded by the exons ATGAATGAGAATGGAG ACGAGAGCActgaaaaaccaaaaaacccaGTCACAAGTGCAG gTGCATCTGATCCGTCTGCAg CACCACCTGCAGCGGGCGGGACGACAGCGAAACCGGGTGAAATCGCTAAAGGTGCTG GTCCTCAGACTGGCAGTGGTGACAAAGAGTTACCCAAATCAG AAAAAAGGCTGTTGTGGATCCTGTTGCCGGGCGCCGTGTttgtagctgctgctgccattTTCCTCAAATTCAAATGCAAGAAGATCCACGACCACACAG AAACCATCGACACTGGAACTGAGAA TGCATCTTTCCAGAGCCGGCCCGAGAGCACCAAAGACGGTGTCATGCTCCTCGGAGTGAAATCATCAGGCGGAGAAGAGAATG CGGCTGCGAGATAA
- the LOC115589057 gene encoding DNA damage-inducible transcript 4-like protein translates to MVATSTLKTKSSECISELVDRRYDQACIEKELDFWDHCLAEPQRNVDVNEDRTCQQLAKMFENCLSRAKKTTLHCSSVLVPEKLTRRIAREVLRLASCEPCGLRGCVLYIHLELEKGCKRLERIVYDATVVPTFELTLVFKQDGTAWPSLRDFLFMGTCFAPTFRHVLKLSPGFRLVKKKLYSSAAGTVIEEC, encoded by the exons ATGGTTGCCACAAGCACTTTAAAGACCAAAAGCAGCGAGTGCATCTCAGAATTGGTCGACCGAAGATATGACCAGGCTTGCATTGAGAAGG AACTGGATTTCTGGGATCACTGCTTGGCCGAGCCTCAGAGGAATGTAGATGTCAATGAGGACAGAACCTGTCAACAGCTGGCCAAGATGTTTGAAAACTGCCTGTCACGAGCCAAAAAGACGACGCTGcactgctcctctgtgctgGTACCAGAGAAGCTCACGCGGAGAATCGCTCGAGAAGTCCTGCGCCTGGCTTCCTGCGAGCCCTGCGGCCTGCGTGGCTGCGTCCTCTACATCCacctggagctggagaagggcTGCAAGCGGCTGGAGCGCATTGTGTACGATGCCACCGTGGTGCCCACGTTTGAGCTGACTCTAGTGTTCAAGCAGGATGGCACCGCCTGGCCCAGCCTACGGGACTTCCTTTTTATGGGGACCTGCTTTGCCCCGACTTTCAGGCACGTACTCAAACTGAGTCCTGGTTTCCGGCTCGTCAAGAAAAAATTGTACTCCTCCGCGGCTGGTACTGTGATCGAGGAGTGCTGA